One stretch of Bombus vancouverensis nearcticus chromosome 16, iyBomVanc1_principal, whole genome shotgun sequence DNA includes these proteins:
- the LOC117161498 gene encoding protein phosphatase 1 regulatory subunit 14B isoform X2 produces MEGGGVLTAERSPARANLHVAFSEKGEVKERREKFLTAKYGSHQMSLIRKRLAVEMWLFDELEKLYESVNENGKNREVEIDIDELLDMDSDDHRRRFLQELLVDTKKPPHDVNMILSLA; encoded by the exons ATGGAAGGAGGTGGAGTACTTACAGCAGAACGCAGTCCTGCACGTGCGAATCTGCATGTAGCTTTCAGTGAAAAGGGTGAGGTAAAGGAACGCAGGGAAAAATTCTTAACAGCCAAGTATGGCTCTCATCAGATGTCTCTTATCCGTAAAAGACTTGCAGTTGAAATGTGGCTCTTTGATGAGCTAGAAAAACTATATGAATCAGTT AATGAAAATGGTAAAAATCGGGAAGTTGAAATAGATATAGATGAACTTCTTGATATGGACAGTGATGATCATAGACGAAGATTTTTGCAG GAGTTACTGGTTGATACAAAGAAACCACCACATGATGTAAAT ATGATATTATCACTGGCATAG
- the RpL31 gene encoding ribosomal protein L31: MAKSKEKKSKSAINEVVTREYTVNLHKRLHGVGFKKRAPRAIKEIRKFAEKQMGTPDVRIDTRLNKQLWSKGIRNVPFRVRVRLSRRRNDDEDSANKLYTLVTYIPVASFKGLQTENVDASQD; this comes from the exons ATGGCCAAATCTAAGGAGAAGAAAAGCAAAAGTGCTATTAACGAGGTTGTCACTCGTGAATATACAGTGAATCTCCACAAACGTCTCCACGGAGTTGGATTTAAAAAACGTGCTCCACGAGCTATCAAAGAAATTCGCAAATTTGCTGAAAAACAAATGGGAACTCCAGATGTGAGGATTGATACACGACTCAACAAACAACTGTGGTCTAAGGGAATCag AAATGTACCATTCAGAGTTCGTGTACGATTGAGCAGAAGAAGGAATGATGATGAAGATTCTGCAAACAAATTGTACACCCTTGTTACGTACATACCAGTTGCTTCTTTCAAAGGTTTACAGACAGAAAATGTTGATGCAAGCCAAGATTGA
- the Bap60 gene encoding brahma-associated protein 60 isoform X3: MAQRFPVPNTGNNGPPPQRYAASSVPPNLRQYSSPNFPMQQRSGFTPPPQMANAGPGPASIIRANQPYSNMRQGPMPTPPVGKRSADQRIPMSQQKPYFWNSDFSHSTSKKKKKLADKILPQKVRDLVPESQAYMDLLAFERKLDATIMRKRLDIQEALKRPMKQKRKLRIFISNTFYPAKEAGEGEEGSVASWELRVEGRLLDDTKNDPNKVKRKFSSFFKSLVIELDKDLYGPDNHLVEWHRTLTTQETDGFQVKRPGDKNVRCTILLLLDYQPLQFKLDPRLARLLGVHTQTRPVIISALWQYIKTHKLQDSHEREFINCDKYLEQIFACSRMKFAEIPQRLNPLLHPPDPIVINHVISVEGTETKQTACYDIDVEVDDTLKTQMNNFLLSTASQQEIQSLDNKIHETVETINQLKTNREFFLSFAKDPQQFINKWIISQTRDLKTMIDVVGNPEEERRAEFYYQPWAQEAVCRYFYTKVQQKRAELEQALGIRNS; encoded by the exons ATGGCACAAAGGTTTCCTGTACCAAATACAGGAAATAATGGCCCTCCACCACAAAGGTATGCTGCATCATCTGTACCTCCTAATTTACGGCAGTATTCTAGCCCAAATTTTCCT atGCAGCAGAGATCCGGATTTACTCCTCCTCCACAAATGGCTAATGCAGGTCCCGGACCAGCCAGTATAATAAGAGCCAATCAACCATATTCGAACATGCGTCAAGGGCCTATGCCGACTCCACCTGTTGGAAAAAGGAGCGCAGATCAACGTATTCCTATGTCACAACAGAAACC GTATTTTTGGAACAGTGATTTTTCACATTCCACGtccaagaagaagaaaaagctaGCAGACAAGATATTGCCACAAAAAGTGCGCGATTTAGTGCCTGAATCTCAGGCTTATATGGACTTACTTGCATTTGAGAGGAAATTAGACGCGACCATAATGAGAAAGCGACTTGATATACAAGAAGCACTGAAACGCCCAatgaaacagaaaagaaaattgcgaatatttatttcaaatacgtTCTACCCGGCGAAAGAGGCTGGCGAGGGTGAAGAAGGTTCAGTTGCATCCTGGGAACTTAGAGTCGAGGGACGACTGTTAGACGATACGAAAAATGATCCTAATAAA GTAAAAAGGaaattctcttccttttttaaaAGTCTAGTTATAGAATTGGATAAAGATCTATATGGGCCTGACAATCACTTGGTTGAATGGCACCGTACATTGACAACACAAGAAACTGATGGTTTCCAAGTGAAAAGACCTGGAGATAAAAATGTTCGATGCACTATTCTCTTGCTTCTCGACTATCAACCCTTACAG TTTAAGCTAGATCCTAGATTAGCCCGACTTCTAGGTGTACATACCCAAACGCGACCTGTTATCATCTCTGCTCTTTGGCAGTACATAAAGACACACAAGCTTCAAGACAGTCATGAGAGGGAATTCATAAACTGTGATAAATATCTCGAACAAATATTTGCCTGCTCAAGGATGAAATTCGCGGAAATACCACAGCGTTTAAATCCGCTGCTCCATCCTCCAGACCCGATCGTGATCAATCACGTTATTAGCGTCGAAGGTAC AGAAACGAAACAGACTGCGTGTTACGACATAGACGTGGAAGTTGACGATACGTTAAAAACACAGATGAACAACTTCCTGTTATCGACTGCAAGTCAACAAGAAATCCAGAGCCTCGACAATAAAATCCATGAAACGGTCGAAACGATCAACCAGTTAAAAACGAACCGAGAGTTCTTCTTGAGTTTCGCTAAAGATCCTCAGCAGTTCATCAACAAATGGATTATCTCGCAAACGAGGGATTTGAAGACCATGATAGACGTTGTTGGCAACCCAGAAGAAGAACGCAGAGCAGAATTCTATTATCAACCATGGGCGCAGGAAGCAGTGTGTAGATATTTCTACACGAAGGTTCAACAGAAACGCGCAGAATTGGAACAGGCGCTCGGTATAAGAAATTCATAA
- the Bap60 gene encoding brahma-associated protein 60 isoform X1, protein MINYCFHENPRAQVVFKDYHQRNMAQRFPVPNTGNNGPPPQRYAASSVPPNLRQYSSPNFPMQQRSGFTPPPQMANAGPGPASIIRANQPYSNMRQGPMPTPPVGKRSADQRIPMSQQKPYFWNSDFSHSTSKKKKKLADKILPQKVRDLVPESQAYMDLLAFERKLDATIMRKRLDIQEALKRPMKQKRKLRIFISNTFYPAKEAGEGEEGSVASWELRVEGRLLDDTKNDPNKVKRKFSSFFKSLVIELDKDLYGPDNHLVEWHRTLTTQETDGFQVKRPGDKNVRCTILLLLDYQPLQFKLDPRLARLLGVHTQTRPVIISALWQYIKTHKLQDSHEREFINCDKYLEQIFACSRMKFAEIPQRLNPLLHPPDPIVINHVISVEGTETKQTACYDIDVEVDDTLKTQMNNFLLSTASQQEIQSLDNKIHETVETINQLKTNREFFLSFAKDPQQFINKWIISQTRDLKTMIDVVGNPEEERRAEFYYQPWAQEAVCRYFYTKVQQKRAELEQALGIRNS, encoded by the exons ATGATTAATTATTGTTTTCATGAGAATCCGCGTGCGCAGGTGGTATTCAAG GATTATCACCAAAGAAACATGGCACAAAGGTTTCCTGTACCAAATACAGGAAATAATGGCCCTCCACCACAAAGGTATGCTGCATCATCTGTACCTCCTAATTTACGGCAGTATTCTAGCCCAAATTTTCCT atGCAGCAGAGATCCGGATTTACTCCTCCTCCACAAATGGCTAATGCAGGTCCCGGACCAGCCAGTATAATAAGAGCCAATCAACCATATTCGAACATGCGTCAAGGGCCTATGCCGACTCCACCTGTTGGAAAAAGGAGCGCAGATCAACGTATTCCTATGTCACAACAGAAACC GTATTTTTGGAACAGTGATTTTTCACATTCCACGtccaagaagaagaaaaagctaGCAGACAAGATATTGCCACAAAAAGTGCGCGATTTAGTGCCTGAATCTCAGGCTTATATGGACTTACTTGCATTTGAGAGGAAATTAGACGCGACCATAATGAGAAAGCGACTTGATATACAAGAAGCACTGAAACGCCCAatgaaacagaaaagaaaattgcgaatatttatttcaaatacgtTCTACCCGGCGAAAGAGGCTGGCGAGGGTGAAGAAGGTTCAGTTGCATCCTGGGAACTTAGAGTCGAGGGACGACTGTTAGACGATACGAAAAATGATCCTAATAAA GTAAAAAGGaaattctcttccttttttaaaAGTCTAGTTATAGAATTGGATAAAGATCTATATGGGCCTGACAATCACTTGGTTGAATGGCACCGTACATTGACAACACAAGAAACTGATGGTTTCCAAGTGAAAAGACCTGGAGATAAAAATGTTCGATGCACTATTCTCTTGCTTCTCGACTATCAACCCTTACAG TTTAAGCTAGATCCTAGATTAGCCCGACTTCTAGGTGTACATACCCAAACGCGACCTGTTATCATCTCTGCTCTTTGGCAGTACATAAAGACACACAAGCTTCAAGACAGTCATGAGAGGGAATTCATAAACTGTGATAAATATCTCGAACAAATATTTGCCTGCTCAAGGATGAAATTCGCGGAAATACCACAGCGTTTAAATCCGCTGCTCCATCCTCCAGACCCGATCGTGATCAATCACGTTATTAGCGTCGAAGGTAC AGAAACGAAACAGACTGCGTGTTACGACATAGACGTGGAAGTTGACGATACGTTAAAAACACAGATGAACAACTTCCTGTTATCGACTGCAAGTCAACAAGAAATCCAGAGCCTCGACAATAAAATCCATGAAACGGTCGAAACGATCAACCAGTTAAAAACGAACCGAGAGTTCTTCTTGAGTTTCGCTAAAGATCCTCAGCAGTTCATCAACAAATGGATTATCTCGCAAACGAGGGATTTGAAGACCATGATAGACGTTGTTGGCAACCCAGAAGAAGAACGCAGAGCAGAATTCTATTATCAACCATGGGCGCAGGAAGCAGTGTGTAGATATTTCTACACGAAGGTTCAACAGAAACGCGCAGAATTGGAACAGGCGCTCGGTATAAGAAATTCATAA
- the LOC117161497 gene encoding uncharacterized protein LOC117161497, with translation MKDDKVLNLLLSSATLTKIKLGFNFNLILYWNFHLRSRYTSIQFTYLQIPKALSQVAKPPLIAYVIQMPEFASRKSRNLLYGNSKIRDESANMKPRKGLQFIETPIHDQVHKRLPARDHLLRPHLLHCNTTTIYKLLDQIYLTRTHDFSNAVARGTTIACIVESQLGSGDFGNSTSE, from the exons ATGAAAGATGATAAAGTCTTAAATCTTTTACTTTCCAGCGCAACATTAACGAAAATAAAGCTCGGcttcaactttaatttaattCTATATTGGAATTTTCATTTGCG AAGCAGGTACACAAGCATACAGTTCACCTATCTCCAAATTCCTAAAGCTCTTTCCCAAGTTGCTAAACCACCTTTAATCGCCTACGTGATACAAATGCCTGAATTTGCGTCGCGCAAATCTCGAAATCTACTCTACGGAAATTCCAAAATTCGCGACGAATCAGCAAATATGAAACCACGAAAAGGACTACAATTTATAGAAACTCCGATTCACGACCAAGTACACAAACGA CTTCCAGCGCGTGATCACTTGCTGCGACCTCACCTACTCCACTGTAATACAACGACTATATACAAATTACTGGATCAAATTTACCTAACTCGAACGCATGATTTTTCCAATGCTGTCGCACGTGGAACAACTATCGCGTGTATCGTGGAGTCGCAGCTTGGCAGTGGCGATTTTGGAAATTCTACGTCCGAGTGA
- the LOC117161498 gene encoding protein phosphatase 1 regulatory subunit 14B isoform X1: MEGGGVLTAERSPARANLHVAFSEKGEVKERREKFLTAKYGSHQMSLIRKRLAVEMWLFDELEKLYESVNENGKNREVEIDIDELLDMDSDDHRRRFLQELLVDTKKPPHDVNKFINDLLEKAKTL; encoded by the exons ATGGAAGGAGGTGGAGTACTTACAGCAGAACGCAGTCCTGCACGTGCGAATCTGCATGTAGCTTTCAGTGAAAAGGGTGAGGTAAAGGAACGCAGGGAAAAATTCTTAACAGCCAAGTATGGCTCTCATCAGATGTCTCTTATCCGTAAAAGACTTGCAGTTGAAATGTGGCTCTTTGATGAGCTAGAAAAACTATATGAATCAGTT AATGAAAATGGTAAAAATCGGGAAGTTGAAATAGATATAGATGAACTTCTTGATATGGACAGTGATGATCATAGACGAAGATTTTTGCAG GAGTTACTGGTTGATACAAAGAAACCACCACATGATGTAAAT AAATTCATTAACGATTTACTTGAAAAAGCTAAAACACTTTGA
- the Mp20 gene encoding muscle-specific protein 20 transgelin, whose product MALERQVRAKIAAKRNPEQEKEAQEWIESILGKKFPPGEAFEDVLKDGQVLCHLMNKISPGSVAKINSSGGQFKMMENINSFQKALKEYGVNDVDVFQTVDLWEKKDIAQVVTTLFALGRTTYKHPEWKGPYLGPKPAEECKREFTEEQLRAGETMIGLQAGSNKGATQSGQSIGATRKILLGK is encoded by the exons ATGGCTCTCGAACGACAAGTGCGCGCCAAG ATCGCTGCAAAGCGTAACCCAGAGCAGGAAAAAGAGGCCCAAGAATGGATCGAGTCGATTTTGGGCAAGAAATTCCCACCAGGTGAAGCCTTCGAAGATGTCCTCAAGGATGGACAGGTGTTGTGCCATCTGATGAACAAGATCTCCCCTGGATCCGTCGCCAAGATCAATAGCAGCGGTGGTCAATTCAAAATGATGGAAAATATCAACTC GTTCCAGAAAGCTTTGAAAGAGTACGGCGTGAACGACGTTGACGTGTTCCAAACGGTCGACTTGTGGGAGAAGAAAGACATCGCACAGGTGGTGACGACCCTCTTTGCTCTTGGCCGTACG ACGTACAAGCATCCAGAATGGAAAGGACCATACCTGGGACCTAAACCTGCTGAGGAATGCAAACGCGAGTTCACGGAGGAACAATTGCGCGCCGGTGAGACGATGATCGGTCTGCAGGCCGGGTCCAACAAAGGTGCCACCCAATCTGGCCAAAGTATCGGTGCCACCCGCAAGATCCTCTTAGGAAAGTGA
- the Bap60 gene encoding brahma-associated protein 60 isoform X2 yields the protein MINYCFHENPRAQVVFKDYHQRNMAQRFPVPNTGNNGPPPQRYAASSVPPNLRQYSSPNFPMQQRSGFTPPPQMANAGPGPASIIRANQPYSNMRQGPMPTPPVGKRSADQRIPMSQQKPDFSHSTSKKKKKLADKILPQKVRDLVPESQAYMDLLAFERKLDATIMRKRLDIQEALKRPMKQKRKLRIFISNTFYPAKEAGEGEEGSVASWELRVEGRLLDDTKNDPNKVKRKFSSFFKSLVIELDKDLYGPDNHLVEWHRTLTTQETDGFQVKRPGDKNVRCTILLLLDYQPLQFKLDPRLARLLGVHTQTRPVIISALWQYIKTHKLQDSHEREFINCDKYLEQIFACSRMKFAEIPQRLNPLLHPPDPIVINHVISVEGTETKQTACYDIDVEVDDTLKTQMNNFLLSTASQQEIQSLDNKIHETVETINQLKTNREFFLSFAKDPQQFINKWIISQTRDLKTMIDVVGNPEEERRAEFYYQPWAQEAVCRYFYTKVQQKRAELEQALGIRNS from the exons ATGATTAATTATTGTTTTCATGAGAATCCGCGTGCGCAGGTGGTATTCAAG GATTATCACCAAAGAAACATGGCACAAAGGTTTCCTGTACCAAATACAGGAAATAATGGCCCTCCACCACAAAGGTATGCTGCATCATCTGTACCTCCTAATTTACGGCAGTATTCTAGCCCAAATTTTCCT atGCAGCAGAGATCCGGATTTACTCCTCCTCCACAAATGGCTAATGCAGGTCCCGGACCAGCCAGTATAATAAGAGCCAATCAACCATATTCGAACATGCGTCAAGGGCCTATGCCGACTCCACCTGTTGGAAAAAGGAGCGCAGATCAACGTATTCCTATGTCACAACAGAAACC TGATTTTTCACATTCCACGtccaagaagaagaaaaagctaGCAGACAAGATATTGCCACAAAAAGTGCGCGATTTAGTGCCTGAATCTCAGGCTTATATGGACTTACTTGCATTTGAGAGGAAATTAGACGCGACCATAATGAGAAAGCGACTTGATATACAAGAAGCACTGAAACGCCCAatgaaacagaaaagaaaattgcgaatatttatttcaaatacgtTCTACCCGGCGAAAGAGGCTGGCGAGGGTGAAGAAGGTTCAGTTGCATCCTGGGAACTTAGAGTCGAGGGACGACTGTTAGACGATACGAAAAATGATCCTAATAAA GTAAAAAGGaaattctcttccttttttaaaAGTCTAGTTATAGAATTGGATAAAGATCTATATGGGCCTGACAATCACTTGGTTGAATGGCACCGTACATTGACAACACAAGAAACTGATGGTTTCCAAGTGAAAAGACCTGGAGATAAAAATGTTCGATGCACTATTCTCTTGCTTCTCGACTATCAACCCTTACAG TTTAAGCTAGATCCTAGATTAGCCCGACTTCTAGGTGTACATACCCAAACGCGACCTGTTATCATCTCTGCTCTTTGGCAGTACATAAAGACACACAAGCTTCAAGACAGTCATGAGAGGGAATTCATAAACTGTGATAAATATCTCGAACAAATATTTGCCTGCTCAAGGATGAAATTCGCGGAAATACCACAGCGTTTAAATCCGCTGCTCCATCCTCCAGACCCGATCGTGATCAATCACGTTATTAGCGTCGAAGGTAC AGAAACGAAACAGACTGCGTGTTACGACATAGACGTGGAAGTTGACGATACGTTAAAAACACAGATGAACAACTTCCTGTTATCGACTGCAAGTCAACAAGAAATCCAGAGCCTCGACAATAAAATCCATGAAACGGTCGAAACGATCAACCAGTTAAAAACGAACCGAGAGTTCTTCTTGAGTTTCGCTAAAGATCCTCAGCAGTTCATCAACAAATGGATTATCTCGCAAACGAGGGATTTGAAGACCATGATAGACGTTGTTGGCAACCCAGAAGAAGAACGCAGAGCAGAATTCTATTATCAACCATGGGCGCAGGAAGCAGTGTGTAGATATTTCTACACGAAGGTTCAACAGAAACGCGCAGAATTGGAACAGGCGCTCGGTATAAGAAATTCATAA